The Nicotiana tomentosiformis chromosome 9, ASM39032v3, whole genome shotgun sequence genome contains the following window.
taggttcacataaattgaaacggaggtaGTATGCGGTATTGTCCATTTTATACATGACTTTTCTcataataatttcaaaaataatttctcatCTAAATTTAAATAAGTATTACTTCTATATTTTTACACttaatttgttttttctttttgtgttcattgtctatCGTTATTACATCATTTGTACTTAGAATTgttatatattataatataacttTTTTATTAGCTTGTCACTTGGCTTAATGTCTTCcttattatttttgttttgtataaTATAGATAAAAGAATTTACTTATGAAATTTAATTGATCAGAACTATTAAATAGTCTAaatatatcaataatatttttctaattGTAATATCCGCCATGTTAGTGTTCAGTTTAGTAACATTTCCCTATGGCCACAAAAGATCAACTTACCTAAACTTAGCCACCCAACATCCCCTGTTTGGCTTTCCTATTTCAGAGGAAATCCATGCATTTTCTATGATAAAAGAAGATGAGACAAAGTGACTAATCTACCTCATTTCCCATGGTTCTTTCCCTTTTCATCGTTCCAACATCACCATTATCCTATTTGCAATTTATTGCTTTGTTTCTTGAGAATAAAACCATCAATAAGTAATATATTTTCTAACAGATGCATTAATCCTTTCGAACTCTCCATTCTAACTTGCTTTTCTTTAACTTCAACAAACAAATAGAGATAAAAAACACAAAACAAATAAAGAATGAAAGGGGGAAAGCTTGTTGCATTCGGATTATCGCTTATCCTTGTTGTTGGGGTAATAATTGTTGTTATCGTAGGCACTAATCGTGCCAACGACTCTTCATCCCATGATGACAACGACGATAAGGTACTCGCTACCACTTCCAAATCCATTGCTTCCGTTTGTTCCCAAACGGACTATAAGAAAGCATGTGTAAATAGCCTTAGCTCCATGGCCAACAACCAAAGTGCCACCCCAAAAGACTTTATCGAGAAAGCCATTGAGGTGGCCATTCAGGAAGTTAGAGCTGGAATGGAGAGGTCTGCCTCCATTGGCAAAGCAGAGGCACATGATTCCTTGCAAAAGATGGCCACTGAAGATTGCAAGGACCTATTGCATTTTGCCATCGATGAGCTTCAGGCATCCTTCTCCTCAGTGGGCGACAACGAACTCCATAAAATTACTGACAGGGAAACAGAGCTCAAAAACTGGCTCAGTGCTGTCATCTCTTATCAACAAACCTGCATGGATGGTTTCACTCAGCCAGAACTTAAAAATGCCATTTCTACCTCGCTCTTAAATGCTACACAGCTCACGGATAATGTTCTTGCCATTGTAGCTGCAATCAGTGAAATCCTTTCTGCATTTAATATCCCCATTGGGAACTCGTCTACTAtatcagcaacaacaacaacatcccgACTATTGCTTGAAGCTAATAACGATGATGAGGAGGCGGTCCACAATACAGAGAATGGATTTCCTTCATGGTTTCCGAGTGGTGATAGGAAACTATTGGGTGCAAGAAATAGCAACTCTCAATCACCGCCAAACGCTGTGGTAGCTAAGGATGGCTCTGGACAATACAACACCATTGCAGCTGCTCTTGCTGCGTATCCTAAGAACCTTAAAGGTAGATACGTCATATATGTGAAGGCCGGAATTTATGATGAATACATAACCGTTGCAAAAGATCAAGTCAACATATTCATGTACGGAGATGGACCTCGAAAGACGATAGTCACAGGAAAAAAATGCAACCGTGATGGCGTCACTACTTACCAGAGTGCTTCCTTCAGtgagttgtttattttattttctcatcCCCTGTCTCTTTTCCCATAAAACATGAAAATGAATAAACATTTAAAGATTGCTAAAGAAGAATTAAAAAACATTCAGATAAAAGAATCCAGCTATGTGGATTTCTCGCAGGGAGAATAATTTTTTTCCCCCTTTGAAACTGACTCGAATTTAATAACATTAAATATTTTCAGGTGCCGTTGGAAATGGATTTATAGCCAAGTCTCTGGGATTTCAAAACACAGCAGGACCTGAGGGGCACCAGGCGGTAGCCCTTCGTGTCCAATCAGATATGTCTGCCTTCTACAACTGCAGAATGGATGGATATCAAGACACTTTGTATGCTCAAACACATCGACAATTTTATCGCAATTGTGTGGTGTCAGGCACAGTTGATTTCATCTTTGGTGACGCAGCAGCTATCCTCCAGAACTGCTTAATTATTGCAAGGAAGCCAATGGACAATCAACAAAATACAGTGACAGCTCAAGGAAGAAGTAATGTTCGGGAGACCACAGGTTTAATAATGCAGAACTGCCGCATTGTTCCCGAGCAATTACTGGAACCTGTGCGTTTCAACATTCCTACCTACTTGGGACGGCCATGGAAGATGTACTCAAGAAGTGTGATCATGGAATCAACTTTGGCAGATTTCATCCAACCTGCAGGTTGGATGCCCTGGTCTGGAAACTTTGCCCTTGACACATGTTACTATGCTGAGTATGGAAACCGAGGTCCAGGAGCCAATACCAACAATAGAGTCAAATGGAAGGGATTCAAAGTCATCACAGACAGAAACGAAGCCCTTCAGTTTACAACTGCTCCATTTATTCAAGGAAACCAATGGTTGGGATCCACTGGTTCCCCATACTACCTTGGGCTGAAAAACTAGGTGACAATGACATGGAGTAGAGCAGTAGAGAGAAGGAACCACATCACCAATAAAATCATAGAGAGCCAGCCAGCAaggttctaattttatactagTATGTAAGTTTTCCTGCTTTTTGAAGTAAAGGCAGCTACGAGGGTGAGAGGATGGACCTAAACTGCCATCCCAACCTTTACCTGAACTTGATTAGTTCAAGAATCAACCTACTATACCTTGTCACAGTATCCATACACGTTAAACATTGTCCTTTTTTTTGGTTTCTTTGAATCGGGCATGCTATTAGTGTGGCAAAATGCGGTCAATTTTGTTGCCATACTACTCGTCACTCCTAAGAGGCCATCCATGGCCAGGAATGTTCCATCTCAAAATAGTAGCCCAAAGATAATATGGTACCATAAAAGATAAGCATGTATATTGATTTCAATACCATTTTCATAACCAAGGAGCTTTTCCTAAAGGTGTTATACCAAACAAAGTACGATTTCTGGCCATTTATGCAGCAACATAGAACTGATTGTTATTCCAATAATTTGGGATGTTGCAGAAAGACCTAAATTCTTGTAGTATAGTAATCAACAATCAACATATGTCAAGAATCATTTGAGAGACGATAAAATACAAAGCGGGAGACATGATATAGTCTGACCAATGAGAGCATAGAGATAATTTTCACATGATGGAGCAATTTGAGTGTTTTTGTTGGAAGATTGATAGGCAATGCACTAGTGTTAACCGAAAAAGGATTGAGACGCAAAGTGGTGGATATTCATGCGAGGAAAAACCAAAATGCCAAGAAAAACTCAAACAACAAAAAAGAGATACATAGATCATAGCCTATCAAATCAAAGATTACAAGTCAAAATTCGATAGCAAAATGCATTAAAACTAAGCTTTATATACAGTTGATTGTATAATTTGAATTCCTTCGTTCCCCAAAAAAATAACCCCCAAATAACCCATGCGTTCAATAAAGAGTGAAGTTGCAAGAGGACAACAGCCACACAacaaaaacagaaaaagaaaaacctTGTACACCATGTTGCTATAGTGCCAGCTAGCCATATAGTGCATTATTTTAGAATCTCAACTCACTAGGCTAATCATTTAGGAACACCACAGGTACCAATCATTAGCATCTGAAGATTGAGACAAGCATCCCGTTGCCCCATCATGAACCCTATTTTCCCCTATACCATTACCTCAAGTATCAGAAACAAGTTTGGGCAAGAACTTGGAACCAAACTGATGATCTTGGATATCGAGCAGATACATTAGCCTATCCAAACACTGAGCAATACCGGCCCTAGCCATGAGAGCTTTCTTGACCCTAATCTTGGCGTTAACCCTAGCCATAACGACGACATTGATGATAGACTCAAAAGCGATGGAAGAAGCGGCAACCAACTATTTAGCCAAATGGAGGTAGATATTTGGGAGTGACGTCGAAGAAAGAGAAATTAGGATTAGAATAGGGAGGGCATAAGTAATTAGGAGAGGAAGCAGTAAAAGGAAGGACGCAAGAGAGGTGGGAAATAGAGGGGCATTTGAAGCAGAGGAGACAGAGGCGAGGGGGAGGAGGGTTATGGAGGAACACATGGAAGAAGATGGGACGGACATAAGGAACCAGGATGGGCGGCCAGCACGCAAGTGGTGTAGATATGGCGGTGGAGACCTCGATAGGGAAGAGGGTGAAGGATGTGAGGGTGAGTGAACAAACTGCACATTAGCGACGGCTGGAAACACCTTCTGATGGCTGCTGCAGTTCTTCCGCCTCTTGCTGCTCCATCACaacaattttggaagctttattGCTCTTTCCCTATAGTAATCGCAATCTCTTTTTGTTGCATTTATTTATACGGACTGATTTCGTTGAGATTCGAAACTTGTTGCAAAAAGCTATTTCGATGCAGCAATATCCTGCTGCATTTATTGCTGAGATTCTAAGTATCCAACCCCCACCACCCTTGCTCTCTTATGTTCTCTGCATTCTATAACTCATATAGTAATAGATATCTCCACATCACCTATTTTACATGGATATTTGGAAAcacattttttttccttttatattaTCTACAGCTTAGGTTTCTCGCTCCATCAATTCTTACTATCAGTTCTCTTCCATTATCTCCCTATTCCCTTATCTTAGTCCCATATTATAGAATATTCCACAAACACATTGACACGTTCCTTTTTAACCTGTGGCAAATTGGCAGGTACCGACCAGTCCCCATTAGAAACTTTTTCTTCTGCTTCCATAATTGCACTATCCGTATATTACATCTTTATAGCAAGCTTGTTTCAAGGATTTGGATTTTCTGCTATTGTTTCATTCAACGCAGGACACGTGAAGATTATGCTTCAGGTACAACCGAAGCCTATTTCCAATCACAAAAGCGTTGAGACCACATATTTACAGAAGAATAATGTCACAGGTCTTGAGCATACTTTAGACAACATAAAGGTCAAACTCAACGATATGATGGAGGTTTCACGAGCTACTTCTCGAAAGTGGCCCATAGTATATTAGAAATAATCCGGCAAAAAGCTCATAGAGACAAGAAATAACTGCAATGTACAGAAGAATGGTTGCTTTTCTATAAGCCCAATCCCGCCCCAAACATTGGAGGGGAGGGGTTTCAAAAATTTATAAGCTCCATAACACACCCTTGCTGGATAAGAACCCAAAATTCAATTAAAGCAATGAGCCCCCCTGTAAACAACTCACCATATTGCTAAATGCATTATAGTTTCTGTAAGGCCTTGGAAAATTTTTCTaacgatttaatattttaaaatacgccaacggtatttggaaATAACGTGTTAGAGTAATAAAGGatacccatgggatagaaccacattatttcgaaatgaaaagtatatgtttaaggtgtgttgaaacatactaaaGAGTTTTGTGAATGcaaagaattcgtgtggaacaagtaggatacattaagtggaaaggatatctcaattcgcacaagatcctacttcaaacgtatgcttctaccaaactataacgacttattaggtgatctacctatcaaattaaagctctttgagtgtagtttctaacgcttcaaaccgtttgtcattcggacattcctacaagaagttatgatcaaacaCCCAAAGGATGtcctgtagctcgctacagagctcacgaggccagccaaaagccagacttaaccaggctttagcctagcGTGGCCAGGTGTAATACCAGTCTTTAGCCTAGCGTGGCCAGGTCTGTGGCGCGGTCCGGAATAtttggagtatccattcttctattgttataacccgacccaacttcgataaataagccttgaagctcattttggagcaaaaatctaatatttttagagagaagtgagaggtttctagagagagaaagaagctcaagtgctttgttcatcaaaatcttgtccaagccttgaaatccaacaagaaatccctcaagttcttcatctaagaggtaaggttccataccctaattttcaatttcgaatttgggtaaaagatggttgatttggagtatgattcttagttgtgagagtattatttatacattcatgtaccaataagttttataggGAGAttattgagctcaaatgggtaaagattgggttgtgaggTGAAAGAAACCTTGTGGAAGAATCTTGTAACTAATTTGCACATAATTGTTAGATAAATGAGCTGTGACCATgagtatcttcctaataatggttcaattttattatgtctcaaaatagattgggattgctagaatttccagaacgttgtagtaatttaaggaaagctcaaagcaaggtatgttggctaaactttctctcttggaattgaatcccacgatattcatataaactatgtaagtcccgagtgattcattatgaaactagCTATTccaagtaagattgggttgaaagatatatgttcaacaagcatcccaaatgctttattcatgttatgttaccaattgaggatatgttaaaatatgggttgtgcattaataatgcttcgactttaagtcaagttcaaatgaaggctaatatgccaaattttgtgaaatagcTCTATGTGCCTTACACtttaaattgctcatatgtgtacctaaagtctggattagaaatgtattattgttgatagcctataaaggtggttgaaaataaaataagtgaattgggatataaagtggggccaatgtgcaagagtgaaagttaaacttgtggccaatggtgccaatgaaatgaaatgatgtgagaaaggttatgaaatgagtctcgactcaaatgttttaaaatgacttcaaaaatagaattgtctaaaagcttttgtactaaattcatgcccattagtggcttctttaactaatgcttgatttataaatatatccagtgtgattcgagttctatatactcatgtgttgaaattgtacattgtcatttctgggaaagagtattgcaagagtaaatggtgtattgactgtttatgatttttcatgtgtgtttt
Protein-coding sequences here:
- the LOC104114414 gene encoding probable pectinesterase/pectinesterase inhibitor 21 translates to MKGGKLVAFGLSLILVVGVIIVVIVGTNRANDSSSHDDNDDKVLATTSKSIASVCSQTDYKKACVNSLSSMANNQSATPKDFIEKAIEVAIQEVRAGMERSASIGKAEAHDSLQKMATEDCKDLLHFAIDELQASFSSVGDNELHKITDRETELKNWLSAVISYQQTCMDGFTQPELKNAISTSLLNATQLTDNVLAIVAAISEILSAFNIPIGNSSTISATTTTSRLLLEANNDDEEAVHNTENGFPSWFPSGDRKLLGARNSNSQSPPNAVVAKDGSGQYNTIAAALAAYPKNLKGRYVIYVKAGIYDEYITVAKDQVNIFMYGDGPRKTIVTGKKCNRDGVTTYQSASFSAVGNGFIAKSLGFQNTAGPEGHQAVALRVQSDMSAFYNCRMDGYQDTLYAQTHRQFYRNCVVSGTVDFIFGDAAAILQNCLIIARKPMDNQQNTVTAQGRSNVRETTGLIMQNCRIVPEQLLEPVRFNIPTYLGRPWKMYSRSVIMESTLADFIQPAGWMPWSGNFALDTCYYAEYGNRGPGANTNNRVKWKGFKVITDRNEALQFTTAPFIQGNQWLGSTGSPYYLGLKN